The Aeromonas jandaei genomic interval GGCTCACTATCTCCCTGAGCCGGTCGTAGGTCTGCTGCATCGAACCGGCGCTGGCGACCGTCGCCTCCCCGTTGTGGGTCAGCTGGCGGATCACCTCGGCGATGGCGCTCATGTTGCGGTTGATCTCCTCGGCTACCGCGCTCTGCTGCTCCGCCGCCGTGGCGATATGGCTGATGAGATCATTGATCTCCACCACCTCTCCCGCCATCAGATCCAGCGACTCATTGACCCGGGTAGTGTTCTCGGCCGCCCCCTGACAACTCTGCTTGGTGTTCTCCATCGCCTCCACCACGGTGCGGCTACCCCGTTGCAGGCTGGCCAGCATGGTCTGGATCTCCGCCGTGCTCTGCTGGGTACGGGCGGCAAGGGAGCGTACCTCGTCGGCCACCACCGCAAATCCACGCCCCTGCTCGCCGGCACGAGCCGCCTCTATTGCTGCGTTGAGGGCCAGCAGGTTGGTCTGCTCGGCAATGCTGCCGATCACCCCCAGCACGGAGCCTATCTGCTGCACATCCTGCTGCATCGCCTCGATGGAGCGGGCAGTCTCCTCCACCTCGTCCACCAGCGCCATCACGCTGGCCATCGCCTGATCGACCACCTGCCGGGACTGGCTCGCCAGCTGCTGGCTCTGGCCGGTAAGCCGGGCCGTGCTGGCTGCACTCTCGGAGACGGAGACCGCGGTGCGGCTCATCTCGTTGATGGCAGTCACCACCTGTTCGGTCTCGCGCACATGATCCGCCAGCAGGGACTGGGCTGCACCAGTCTGGCTGGCCAATCCGGCAATGCCGCTGTTGAGCTGACCGCTCGCCTCCTGCACCTCGCCCATCATCTCCTGCAGCCGCTCGATAAAGCGGTTGATGCCGGCTGAAATCTGGCCCAGATCATCGGTACTGGTCACCGCCAGCCGGCGGGTGAGATCGCCACTGCCGCGAGAGAGCTCCAGCACCAGATCCCGCAGCGAGAGGATGGGGCGATAAGCCACGTTGAGCGCCAGTATGGCGAGCACCATCACCACCACGGCGACACCGAGGAGCGCCATGATGATCTGGCCGTTGAGTGCCCGGGTCATCGCCTGGATGTAGTCGAGGTCGATGTAACCGGTCAGGGTCCAGCTGTTGCCGCGAATATCCAGCTGATTGGGGCGTGCTTCGCTCTCCCCCTGCGGTTTGCTGCTGTAGAGCTCATTGCCCTGGCCGTCGGCCAGCGAGAAGTAACGCCCCTCGCCGCTCATCTTCGCCAGCAGGCTCTTGAACTCGCTCATGTCGAGGTAGTAGAGATAGGCCGAATCGGCACCGCGCGGCACCAGAATGGTGATAACCGGCTTGCCATCCACCTGTTGCAGCGGGCTGACGGTGATCTGGTTGTTGGCGGCGGGGATCAGCTTGCGCAGCGCATCGACCTTGGCCGTATCGTTGATGACACCGCTCACGTCGAACGCCATGTCGCCGATCACCTTGACGATGTTGTGAAAGCCGGTCTCTTGCAGGGTCTTCTTGACGTTGGTCACCCCGAAGTTGAGGTTGGCGGCCAGCAGGATTTTTTGATTGATGTCGCTGGCCAGCTTCTCTTTGACCAGAGTGATCTGTTCGTTGATGTTCTTGGTCGCCTGGGTGCGGATGTAGGCGCTGATGAAGTGATTGACGCTGAACCAGGCGGTACCGATGGTGACCAGAATGGCCAGCAGCAACAGGACGTAAATCTTGACCTTGAATGGCATGGGATCCCTCCAGAAGAGAGGGCTGGCAACGCCAACCCTCCCTGCCAATCGTTATTTCTTCTTGGCGTACTTCATGGAGTCCAGTGCCACCGCCAGAATGATGATGCCGCCCTTGATGATGAACTGCCAGTAAGGGCTGACGCCGATATAGGTCAAACCATAGTTGATCAGGGTGAAGATAAGTACGCCGGTGATCACACCTGCGACAGTTCCCACCCCGCCGGCAAACGACACCCCGCCCACCACGCAGGCGGCGATGGCATCGAGCTCGTACATGAAGCCCAGGTTGTTGGTGGCACTGCCGATCCGGCCCGCTTCCAGCATGCCGCCGAAGGCGTAGAAGACCCCAGCCAGCGCATAGATCATCACCAGATTGACCGCCACGTTGACGCCGGAGACCTTGGCTGCCTCGGGGTTGCCGCCGATGGCGAAGATGTTCTTGCCAAAGCGGGTCTTGTTCCACAGCACCCAGACAAAGACGCTGGCAATGGCCGCGTAGAAGGTGAGGTACGAGAGTTTGAAGCCGCCGATCCGGATAAAGCCCTGGGCGAAGCTGGAGAAGCGGGGGTCAAAACCGGCCACCGGCGAGGCACCCACCGAGTCGAAGTAGAGGGAGTTGATACCGTAGACGATGATCATGGTCCCCAATGTGGTGATAAAGGGGGTCACGTTCAGATAGGCGACGATAAGACCGTTGACCAGACCGATCAGAGCACCCACCACGCACACCAGCAGGATCACCGCAGGAATGGGCACCTCCCCCAGCGTCGGGAACACCTTGTTGACGTTGGTCAGCGCCTGCAGCATGGTCGCCGCAATCAGCGCCGCCAGACCGACCTGACGACCGGCCGAGAGATCCGTCCCCTGGGTGATGATGATACCTGCCACCCCCAGCGCGATGATGACCCGCACCGAGGACTGGGTCAGGATGTTGCTGAAGTTGGTGAGACTCAGGAAGGAGGGTTCCTTGATCACGATGATCATGAGCAGCACCAGCAGCACCACGTAGATGCCGTTCTCCTTGAGCGCCCGCATCAGATTGAAATTTTTAGCCGACTCCATAAATGTCTTCCTGTCTCTAGAGGTACAGAGATGCCAGGCGCAGAATCTCGCTCTGGTCAGTTTCTTTGGTGTTGACGATCCCGGCGACCCGGCCATTGCTCATGACCATGATGCGGTCGGTGATGCCGAGCAATTCGGGCATTTCGGAGGAGATGATGATGATCCCCTTCTCCTTCTTCGCCAGCTCCAGAATGAGCTGATAGATCTCGAACTTGGCCCCCACGTCGATGCCACGGGTCGGTTCGTCCAGCATCAGGATCTCCGGCTGGGTCAACAGCCAGCGGCCGATGATCACCTTCTGCTGGTTGCCCCCGGAGAGGGAGCCGATCTGGGTCTGCTGGGTCGGCGTCTTGACCCGCATGGAGTCGATGACCCACTGGGTATCGCTCTTCATCTTGTTGTCGCTGAGCAGCCCCATGGAACCCTTGTAGTTGTCCATGTTGGCGATCAGGGAGTTGAAGGCGATATCGAGACGGGAGTAGATACCGGTAGAGCGGCGCTCCTCGGTCACCAGCGCAAAGCCGTTACGAATTGCTTCGTGGGCGTTGTGGTTGGCCACCTCTTTGCCATGCAGCTTGATGCTGCCCTGGCTGCGATCGCGAATGCCGAACAGGGTCTCGACGATGTCGGTGCGCTTGGCCCCCACCAACCCGGCGACACCGAGGATCTCCCCCTTGTGCAGGTTGAAGGTGATGTCCTGAATGGAGGGCTGGTTCTTCGCCGTCAGATGTTCGACCTCGAGGATCACCTCTTTTGGCTGGTTGGTTTTTTCCGGGAAGCGCTGGGTGAGCTCGCGGCCGACCATCATGCCGATGATCTGATCCATGGTCATCCCCTTGAGCGGCTGGGTTGCCACCCACTGGCCATCCCGCAATATGGTGATCTCGTCACAGAGCTGGAAGATCTCCTCCATCTTGTGAGAGATGTAGACGATGCCGCACCCCTTATCCTTCAGCTTGTTGATGATCTTGAAGAGGTGACTCACCTCTTTCTCGGTCAGCGAGGAGGTGGGTTCATCCATGATGACGATCTTGGCATCGTAGGAGAATGCCTTGGCGATCTCGATCATCTGCATCTGGGAGACGGAGAGGGTCGCCACCTTGACCCGCGGGTCGATGTCGATATCCAGCTCCTCGAAAATGCGCTTGGTGTCTTCATACATCTTGCCGTGGTCGATGAACCACCCTTTGGTCGGATAGCGACCGAGCCACATGTTGTCCATCACCGAGCGCTGCAGCACCAGGTTGAGCTCCTGATGCACCATGGACACGCCGTTCTCCAGCGCCTCTTTGGAGGAGGTGAAGTTGATCTCCTGCCCCTTGAAGAAGATCTTGCCCTGATCCTTCTCGTAGA includes:
- a CDS encoding methyl-accepting chemotaxis protein, which translates into the protein MPFKVKIYVLLLLAILVTIGTAWFSVNHFISAYIRTQATKNINEQITLVKEKLASDINQKILLAANLNFGVTNVKKTLQETGFHNIVKVIGDMAFDVSGVINDTAKVDALRKLIPAANNQITVSPLQQVDGKPVITILVPRGADSAYLYYLDMSEFKSLLAKMSGEGRYFSLADGQGNELYSSKPQGESEARPNQLDIRGNSWTLTGYIDLDYIQAMTRALNGQIIMALLGVAVVVMVLAILALNVAYRPILSLRDLVLELSRGSGDLTRRLAVTSTDDLGQISAGINRFIERLQEMMGEVQEASGQLNSGIAGLASQTGAAQSLLADHVRETEQVVTAINEMSRTAVSVSESAASTARLTGQSQQLASQSRQVVDQAMASVMALVDEVEETARSIEAMQQDVQQIGSVLGVIGSIAEQTNLLALNAAIEAARAGEQGRGFAVVADEVRSLAARTQQSTAEIQTMLASLQRGSRTVVEAMENTKQSCQGAAENTTRVNESLDLMAGEVVEINDLISHIATAAEQQSAVAEEINRNMSAIAEVIRQLTHNGEATVASAGSMQQTYDRLREIVSHFRLR
- the mglC gene encoding galactose/methyl galactoside ABC transporter permease MglC — encoded protein: MESAKNFNLMRALKENGIYVVLLVLLMIIVIKEPSFLSLTNFSNILTQSSVRVIIALGVAGIIITQGTDLSAGRQVGLAALIAATMLQALTNVNKVFPTLGEVPIPAVILLVCVVGALIGLVNGLIVAYLNVTPFITTLGTMIIVYGINSLYFDSVGASPVAGFDPRFSSFAQGFIRIGGFKLSYLTFYAAIASVFVWVLWNKTRFGKNIFAIGGNPEAAKVSGVNVAVNLVMIYALAGVFYAFGGMLEAGRIGSATNNLGFMYELDAIAACVVGGVSFAGGVGTVAGVITGVLIFTLINYGLTYIGVSPYWQFIIKGGIIILAVALDSMKYAKKK
- the mglA gene encoding galactose/methyl galactoside ABC transporter ATP-binding protein MglA translates to MADMTTQQQSEWLLEMIDVSKSFPGVKALDNVNLRVRPHSVHALMGENGAGKSTLLKCLFGIYEKDQGKIFFKGQEINFTSSKEALENGVSMVHQELNLVLQRSVMDNMWLGRYPTKGWFIDHGKMYEDTKRIFEELDIDIDPRVKVATLSVSQMQMIEIAKAFSYDAKIVIMDEPTSSLTEKEVSHLFKIINKLKDKGCGIVYISHKMEEIFQLCDEITILRDGQWVATQPLKGMTMDQIIGMMVGRELTQRFPEKTNQPKEVILEVEHLTAKNQPSIQDITFNLHKGEILGVAGLVGAKRTDIVETLFGIRDRSQGSIKLHGKEVANHNAHEAIRNGFALVTEERRSTGIYSRLDIAFNSLIANMDNYKGSMGLLSDNKMKSDTQWVIDSMRVKTPTQQTQIGSLSGGNQQKVIIGRWLLTQPEILMLDEPTRGIDVGAKFEIYQLILELAKKEKGIIIISSEMPELLGITDRIMVMSNGRVAGIVNTKETDQSEILRLASLYL